A single region of the Palaemon carinicauda isolate YSFRI2023 chromosome 17, ASM3689809v2, whole genome shotgun sequence genome encodes:
- the LOC137656231 gene encoding uncharacterized protein: MKDAREWVKTFINCQTSKVNRHTESGVGDFPQPKRRFGHMHADVVGILPPSGSARYLLTIINSSTRWIEATPMSEATTHDGEPSPAEKVYGEALTVPGEFLPATPDDTKLNHLREISGKFRPCLKKYEDRTRHLMPKNLDGCDYVFIQVDNHCQSLTRPYRVPYKVIRRTEKSFLLKVHGQGDWVTIDRLKPAFLESNEKITARPVSPRILPQNKSSTKPEETTQRQKKTIPPNQSILPLRSSTRGELRCPLRYRDYLHQPSPMAAVGGGGGGGECL; encoded by the exons atgAAAGACGCCCGTGAGTGGGTGAAAACTTTcattaactgccagacgagtaaggtcaaccgccatactgagtcgggagtcggcgattttccccaacccaagagacgatTCGGACACATGCACGCGGACGTCGTGGGAATTCTGccgccttcaggttctgcaagatacctcctgacgatcATCAACAGCTCCACTAGATGGATAGAAGCGACTCCGATGTCCGAAGCCACCACCCATG ATGGCGAACCTTCCCCTGCGGAGAAGGTCTACGGCGAGGCGCTTACAGTCCCTGGCGAGTTCTTACCTGCAACTCCCGATGACACAAAGCTGAATCACCTTAGAGAGATCTCTGGGAAATTCAGGCCATGCCTGAAAAAAtacgaggacaggaccagacacttaATGCCCAAGAACCTAGACGGTTGCGACTACGTCTTTATCCAGGTTGATAATCACTGCCAgtccctgactagaccttatcgcgtCCCTTACAAGGTCATCAGAAGAACAGAAAAATCTTTTCTCTTGAAGGTCCACGGACAAGGagattgggtgacgatcgaccGATTAAAACCAGCATTCCTTGAAAGCAACGAGAAGATCACTGCGCGCCCTGTTAGCCCAAGGATTCtgcctcagaacaaatcatccaccaagCCTGAGGAAACCACGCAACGACAGAAGAAAACGATTCCTCCGAATCAGAGCATCCTTCCCCTCCgttcaagcaccagaggggaattACGTTGCCCTCTACGATACAGGGATTATTTGCATCAACCATCTCCGATGGCCGCtgtcgggggagggggggggggaggcgagtGTTTGTAA